A single Methylomonas sp. AM2-LC DNA region contains:
- a CDS encoding hydrogenase expression/formation protein: MTSISLPIFGQGSQPAEEDGVELEYLAMPEEMITYRMPQISSDLHTADLAQAKTTFLQLEQNLADYPANSPAIDLITLDQTNRRFVDELLGEGEVSMICGSVQKLRIQESVLAGVWRLQQLNGKQIVSDALDVGIIPHQVAQLAFADASSRIDTDMSALPDGVMNAPPLLAELNAKITKYQPGDEAHIINLSLLPQTEQDLTFLQQRLGMGVVTILSRGYGNCRITATSTRNVWWVQYFNSQDTLILNTLEVSDVPSVACASPEDITDSYQRLQEILKVYL; this comes from the coding sequence ATGACTTCAATATCCCTCCCTATTTTTGGCCAAGGCAGTCAACCTGCCGAGGAAGACGGCGTCGAGCTGGAATATCTGGCGATGCCTGAAGAAATGATTACTTACCGAATGCCGCAGATTTCGTCGGACTTACACACCGCGGATTTGGCGCAGGCTAAAACCACGTTTCTGCAATTGGAACAGAATCTGGCTGATTACCCGGCAAATAGCCCTGCAATCGATCTAATTACACTGGACCAAACTAACCGCCGCTTTGTTGATGAATTACTCGGCGAAGGCGAAGTTAGCATGATTTGTGGCAGTGTGCAGAAATTGCGCATTCAGGAATCGGTGCTGGCTGGCGTATGGCGCTTACAGCAGTTGAATGGCAAGCAGATCGTATCCGATGCGTTGGATGTGGGCATTATTCCGCACCAAGTCGCCCAATTGGCTTTTGCCGATGCCTCCTCCCGAATAGACACCGATATGAGCGCATTGCCCGACGGAGTGATGAACGCTCCGCCGTTGCTGGCTGAACTCAATGCTAAGATCACAAAATACCAACCTGGAGACGAGGCGCATATTATTAACCTAAGCTTGTTACCACAAACCGAACAGGACTTGACATTTTTGCAGCAAAGACTGGGCATGGGAGTGGTAACTATCTTGTCGCGCGGTTACGGCAATTGCCGAATCACAGCAACCAGCACGCGCAATGTTTGGTGGGTACAGTATTTCAATTCGCAAGACACCTTAATTCTCAATACATTGGAAGTCAGCGATGTGCCAAGTGTGGCTTGTGCCTCCCCAGAAGACATTACCGACAGTTATC